The following are encoded together in the Streptomyces sp. NBC_01465 genome:
- a CDS encoding GNAT family N-acetyltransferase, which produces MSDVRIRVVKPGELNAGEIESWRELRAKSGAPANPFMEPEFTLAVARERSGARVAVLREDGEAAGFFPYEKGLLGRGRAIGFGVSDSQGAVLRPGIALGARELMKACGISSWEFDNLEAQQGLFVPDAAETYSSYVIDIGHGYEAYENVLRTQSPKFLKTTLAKERRMGRQIGELRFVFDERDPAALRQLMAWKSAQYRRTGRGDRFAKEWISSLVQYLAHLRSPGCSGILSVLYANDQPVAAHFGLRSRTVLACWFPAYAPEFAKYSPGLILHLRMAEGAAAAGIGMLDMGRGAAEYKDSLKTGELPVYEGASLRPGAGAVLHWAGREPARRAHSFVRARPKLAAFAQSALERAGRLRDR; this is translated from the coding sequence TTGAGCGATGTACGGATCCGTGTCGTCAAACCGGGTGAGCTGAACGCCGGAGAGATCGAGAGCTGGCGCGAGTTACGGGCCAAATCGGGGGCGCCCGCAAACCCCTTCATGGAGCCCGAGTTCACCCTCGCCGTGGCCCGCGAGCGGTCGGGGGCGCGCGTCGCGGTGCTGCGGGAGGACGGGGAGGCCGCCGGGTTCTTCCCGTACGAGAAGGGGCTGCTGGGGCGGGGGAGGGCCATCGGCTTCGGGGTCTCCGACAGCCAGGGCGCCGTGCTCAGGCCCGGGATCGCGCTAGGCGCCCGGGAGTTGATGAAGGCGTGCGGGATCTCCTCCTGGGAGTTCGACAACCTGGAGGCGCAGCAGGGGCTGTTCGTGCCCGACGCCGCCGAGACGTATTCCTCGTACGTCATTGATATCGGGCACGGCTACGAGGCGTACGAGAACGTCCTGCGCACCCAGTCGCCCAAATTCCTCAAGACCACCCTCGCCAAGGAGCGCCGCATGGGGCGCCAGATCGGCGAGCTGCGCTTCGTCTTCGACGAGCGCGATCCGGCCGCGCTGCGGCAGCTGATGGCGTGGAAGTCGGCGCAGTACCGCAGGACGGGGCGCGGTGACCGCTTCGCCAAGGAGTGGATCAGCAGCCTCGTCCAGTACCTGGCGCATCTGCGCTCGCCCGGCTGCTCGGGGATCCTCTCCGTCCTGTACGCGAACGACCAGCCCGTCGCCGCGCACTTCGGGCTGCGCTCGCGGACCGTGCTGGCGTGCTGGTTTCCGGCGTACGCGCCGGAGTTCGCCAAGTACTCGCCCGGGCTCATCCTCCACCTGCGGATGGCCGAGGGGGCCGCGGCGGCCGGCATCGGGATGCTCGACATGGGGCGCGGGGCCGCCGAGTACAAGGACTCGCTGAAGACCGGGGAACTGCCCGTGTACGAGGGGGCGTCCCTACGACCGGGGGCGGGGGCGGTGCTGCACTGGGCCGGACGGGAGCCGGCCCGGCGCGCGCACAGTTTCGTAAGGGCAAGGCCGAAGCTCGCCGCCTTCGCGCAGTCCGCCCTGGAGAGGGCGGGGCGTCTCCGTGACCGATGA
- a CDS encoding glycosyltransferase, whose translation MPQTPHQLSAIRIAELDLAGLDGEVISLRPAPGGAPLTSGDIYALVRLWGTPVGAVLAHVAPGEQPAGVLAAAARRQLAPFGQDGPAPPVKPGDLPRASIIVASRERAGQLARALDSLLVQDHPDYEIVVVDNAPATTATRDLVEENYAPKGVRYVLEPVPGLASAHNRGVAAAEGEVLAFTDDDVVADPHWLTALAAPFAADERLACVTGLILPALLNTPAQILLESHGGFAKGFAPRLFDPAAPPADEPLFPFTAGEFGSGANMAFRAAPLRAVGGFDPGTGVGTLAKGGDDLYAFARIVVGGHRLRYTPQAVVWHHHRETWKDLENQAYGYGAGLTAYLTAIIVRRPGLLPGLLARLPRGLAHALSITAARASTTGESVPGEHGTQDYPWPRSLSRLERRGMLYGPIGYLRARRSVRGNPLPWEEDR comes from the coding sequence ATGCCGCAGACACCGCACCAGCTCAGCGCGATCAGAATCGCAGAGCTGGACCTCGCCGGACTCGACGGGGAGGTGATCTCACTGCGGCCCGCGCCCGGCGGGGCGCCCCTGACGTCCGGCGACATCTACGCACTCGTACGGCTGTGGGGCACCCCTGTCGGTGCCGTCCTGGCACATGTCGCACCGGGGGAGCAGCCCGCCGGGGTGCTCGCCGCGGCGGCCCGCAGGCAGCTGGCGCCGTTCGGGCAGGACGGGCCCGCGCCGCCCGTGAAGCCGGGCGACTTACCCAGGGCGTCGATCATCGTGGCCTCCCGCGAGCGCGCCGGCCAGCTGGCCCGCGCCCTCGACTCGCTGCTCGTCCAGGACCACCCGGACTACGAGATCGTCGTCGTCGACAACGCACCCGCCACCACCGCGACCCGCGACCTCGTCGAGGAGAACTACGCGCCCAAGGGCGTCCGTTACGTCCTCGAACCGGTCCCCGGTCTGGCCTCCGCGCACAACAGGGGCGTCGCCGCCGCCGAGGGCGAGGTCCTCGCCTTCACCGACGACGACGTCGTCGCCGACCCGCACTGGCTCACCGCGCTCGCCGCACCCTTCGCGGCCGACGAACGGCTCGCCTGCGTCACCGGACTGATCCTCCCCGCGCTGCTCAACACCCCCGCGCAGATCCTCCTGGAGAGCCACGGCGGCTTCGCCAAGGGCTTCGCGCCGCGGCTCTTCGACCCGGCGGCGCCGCCCGCCGACGAGCCGCTCTTCCCTTTCACCGCAGGGGAGTTCGGCTCCGGGGCGAACATGGCGTTCCGCGCGGCACCGCTGCGCGCGGTCGGCGGATTCGACCCCGGCACGGGAGTCGGCACCCTCGCCAAGGGCGGTGACGACCTCTACGCCTTCGCCCGGATCGTGGTCGGCGGACACCGGCTGCGCTACACACCGCAGGCGGTCGTCTGGCACCACCACCGCGAGACGTGGAAGGACCTGGAGAACCAGGCGTACGGCTACGGGGCGGGCCTCACCGCGTACCTCACCGCGATCATCGTCCGCCGCCCCGGACTGCTCCCCGGACTCCTCGCCCGCCTCCCGCGCGGCCTCGCGCACGCGCTGTCGATCACGGCGGCCAGGGCGTCCACCACAGGCGAATCGGTGCCGGGCGAGCACGGCACCCAGGACTACCCGTGGCCGCGCAGCCTCTCGCGCCTGGAGCGCAGGGGGATGCTGTACGGACCGATCGGCTATCTCCGGGCCCGCCGCAGCGTCCGCGGGAACCCGCTGCCGTGGGAGGAGGACCGGTGA
- a CDS encoding polysaccharide deacetylase family protein — protein MDDPPSWIAEFTVTPRQLGAQLDAIVASGRTPVRIGAIAEHLAGRASLPPRPVAITFDDGFADLPGPTAEALAGRDIPATAYLTTGAITAGGRSLLPPAPMMDLAQAPLLEQYGMEVGAHTVSHPQLDTLTAADLDRELTESKRALEEVLGHRVGHLAYPHGYNSRAVRRAAARAGYDSAVAVRHALSSAGDETYRIARLILRRTHTVQDIEAWMAGGGARVAPYPDSLPTVGWRLYRRGRAALRGPVFAG, from the coding sequence ATGGACGACCCGCCGTCCTGGATCGCCGAATTCACCGTCACGCCCCGGCAGTTGGGTGCCCAGCTGGATGCGATCGTCGCCAGCGGCCGCACCCCGGTGCGGATCGGCGCGATCGCCGAACACCTCGCGGGGCGTGCCTCGCTGCCGCCCCGCCCCGTCGCCATCACCTTCGACGACGGCTTCGCCGACCTGCCGGGCCCGACCGCCGAGGCCCTGGCCGGGCGGGACATTCCGGCGACCGCGTACCTCACGACCGGGGCCATCACGGCGGGCGGCCGGAGCCTGCTGCCGCCCGCGCCCATGATGGACCTCGCCCAGGCGCCGCTCCTGGAGCAGTACGGGATGGAGGTGGGCGCGCACACCGTCTCCCACCCCCAGCTGGACACGCTCACGGCTGCCGACCTGGACCGGGAACTCACGGAGTCCAAGCGTGCGTTGGAAGAGGTACTGGGACACCGTGTCGGCCACCTCGCCTACCCGCACGGTTACAACAGCCGCGCCGTCCGCAGGGCCGCCGCCCGGGCCGGGTACGACAGCGCGGTCGCGGTCCGTCACGCGCTCAGCTCCGCCGGCGACGAGACGTACCGCATCGCCCGTCTGATCCTGCGCCGTACGCACACGGTGCAGGACATCGAGGCCTGGATGGCCGGGGGCGGCGCACGCGTCGCGCCCTATCCGGACTCGCTGCCCACGGTGGGCTGGCGGCTCTACCGGCGCGGGCGGGCGGCGCTGCGCGGCCCGGTCTTCGCGGGGTAG